The following are from one region of the Methanomassiliicoccales archaeon LGM-DZ1 genome:
- a CDS encoding phosphoadenosine phosphosulfate reductase family protein — translation MDAQPRNAANGKETMRWCDACGTLILGARCSVCGSAGREFEVNSPGDIRPCMGDSRGILEGLLRDAFGTAAPIERKEVFFNKVPGEDRTDEIVAHGSVIGILRFDIPSERLQVELRLRGAELFAPAASKNVVSISGVSGHLKGKGVAGENVSAIIGEFRSGDPIIVRKGTKTGPGVAMADSADMRSAEKALRVRDLGAPSGLPLSPDADDRTFVACNREHLESIERRAVGEIRSYVKGRKQPVTVSFSGGKDSLAACGLAIEAVGSPELLFTDTGLEFPETVAYVRRFAEEKGLKLHAAEAGSAFRDNVDTFGPPAKDFRWCCKVCKLGPITDLIARDFPRGTVTCEGNRSLESFSRSGTEFVSRNPFVPNQTNLNPVRDWCAAEIWGYIWMKGLDYNPLYNRDFERIGCYLCASCLASEWRNTKRIHPEMYSDWEAYLHRYAESRGLPPEYVDLGFWRWKVLPPKMRQLADSMGLDLRGGPEGGGMSMKLMKGASVCVAGGYSMEAVATMPRKRDFSYVEDALRTVGEVKYSPEFEIALVRTPYGRARLFGGGQISVTAENAEDAERMFAKAGKALVRAELCTECGICAKSCPRHAIRIKGGMRVDPERCTSCGRCEASCMVVHFYDKIMEGKAAPAPEKCQVSPGPADSRGPRRERSGPGRRGRYSAGRYSGQRRGRAPSGSPRREGNGHPRDRRRDGGRAPPRP, via the coding sequence ATGGATGCTCAACCGAGGAACGCGGCCAACGGCAAGGAGACCATGAGGTGGTGCGACGCCTGCGGCACGCTGATCCTGGGAGCGCGCTGCTCCGTATGCGGTTCCGCCGGCAGGGAGTTCGAGGTCAACAGCCCCGGCGACATACGCCCCTGCATGGGGGACAGCAGGGGCATCCTCGAAGGTCTCCTCAGGGACGCCTTCGGCACCGCCGCCCCCATCGAGCGCAAGGAGGTGTTCTTCAACAAGGTGCCGGGCGAGGACCGCACGGACGAGATCGTGGCCCACGGGTCCGTCATAGGCATCCTCAGGTTCGACATCCCGTCCGAGAGGCTGCAGGTGGAGCTGCGCCTGCGCGGCGCGGAGCTGTTCGCGCCCGCAGCTTCGAAGAACGTCGTGTCGATCTCCGGCGTCTCGGGGCACCTCAAAGGCAAAGGCGTGGCGGGGGAGAACGTCTCTGCCATCATCGGGGAGTTCCGCAGCGGAGACCCCATCATCGTCAGGAAAGGCACCAAGACCGGCCCCGGCGTGGCCATGGCCGATTCGGCGGACATGAGGTCCGCCGAGAAAGCGCTCCGCGTGAGGGACCTCGGGGCCCCGTCCGGCCTGCCCCTGTCCCCGGATGCCGATGATAGGACATTCGTCGCCTGCAACAGGGAGCACCTGGAATCCATAGAGCGCAGGGCCGTGGGGGAGATCCGCAGCTACGTGAAGGGCAGGAAGCAGCCGGTCACGGTGTCGTTCTCGGGAGGGAAGGACTCCCTCGCCGCCTGCGGGCTCGCTATCGAGGCCGTCGGGTCCCCGGAGCTGCTCTTCACCGACACCGGCCTGGAGTTCCCGGAGACGGTCGCGTACGTCAGGCGCTTCGCGGAGGAGAAGGGGCTGAAGCTGCATGCCGCCGAGGCGGGGAGCGCGTTCCGCGACAACGTCGATACCTTCGGCCCTCCCGCAAAGGATTTCAGGTGGTGCTGCAAGGTCTGCAAGCTCGGCCCGATAACCGACCTCATCGCCCGCGACTTCCCCCGCGGGACCGTCACTTGCGAGGGGAACCGCTCCCTGGAGTCTTTCTCCCGCTCCGGGACGGAGTTCGTGTCGAGGAACCCCTTCGTCCCCAACCAGACCAACCTCAACCCGGTCAGGGATTGGTGCGCGGCCGAGATCTGGGGCTACATCTGGATGAAGGGCCTGGACTACAATCCCCTGTACAACAGGGACTTCGAGAGGATCGGGTGCTACCTGTGCGCCTCTTGCCTCGCCAGCGAATGGAGGAACACCAAGAGGATCCACCCGGAGATGTACTCGGATTGGGAGGCGTACCTTCACAGGTACGCCGAGTCCAGGGGCCTGCCGCCCGAGTACGTGGACCTCGGCTTCTGGAGGTGGAAGGTCCTCCCCCCGAAGATGAGGCAGCTGGCGGACAGCATGGGGCTGGACCTCCGTGGCGGCCCGGAGGGCGGCGGGATGTCCATGAAGCTCATGAAGGGCGCCTCGGTGTGCGTCGCCGGCGGTTATTCCATGGAGGCCGTGGCCACGATGCCGAGGAAGAGGGATTTCTCGTACGTGGAGGATGCCCTGAGGACCGTCGGCGAGGTGAAGTACTCGCCGGAGTTCGAGATCGCCCTGGTGAGGACGCCTTACGGGCGCGCAAGGCTGTTCGGCGGGGGGCAGATCTCCGTGACGGCGGAGAACGCGGAGGATGCCGAGCGCATGTTCGCCAAGGCCGGGAAGGCCCTGGTCCGCGCCGAGCTGTGCACCGAGTGCGGAATCTGCGCCAAGTCCTGCCCCAGGCACGCCATCAGGATAAAGGGGGGCATGAGGGTCGACCCGGAGAGATGCACCTCCTGCGGCAGGTGCGAGGCTTCGTGCATGGTCGTTCACTTCTACGACAAGATCATGGAAGGGAAGGCCGCGCCGGCCCCGGAGAAGTGCCAGGTGTCTCCGGGCCCCGCTGACAGCAGGGGGCCCCGCAGGGAACGCTCCGGTCCCGGCCGGCGCGGGAGGTACTCCGCCGGCAGGTATTCTGGGCAGAGGCGCGGACGGGCGCCCTCCGGATCCCCGCGCAGGGAAGGGAACGGGCATCCGCGGGACCGCAGGCGGGACGGCGGACGGGCGCCTCCCCGCCCGTGA
- a CDS encoding pyruvoyl-dependent arginine decarboxylase, whose amino-acid sequence MQTVPKHFFVTSGQAASPVSDLNAFDLALLKAHISEQNLVAVSSVIPDGAEQVDVCEIPMGMVTFCVLSQMRGRSGDVISSGVAYAFRKDGHGGYVAEGHLHGSGEDLAEELRNKMREMSRIRGVEFGEVHCRVENQTVPDGEYGCCVSAVVFTDFRD is encoded by the coding sequence ATGCAGACCGTACCGAAACATTTCTTCGTGACCTCCGGCCAGGCCGCCAGCCCTGTGTCGGACCTCAACGCGTTCGACCTGGCACTCCTGAAAGCGCACATCAGCGAGCAGAACCTCGTCGCAGTCTCATCGGTCATACCCGACGGCGCCGAGCAGGTGGACGTCTGCGAGATCCCGATGGGCATGGTGACCTTCTGCGTGCTGTCCCAGATGCGCGGGAGATCGGGAGACGTCATCTCGTCCGGGGTCGCCTACGCCTTCAGGAAGGACGGGCACGGCGGATATGTCGCCGAAGGCCACCTCCACGGGTCCGGCGAGGACCTGGCGGAAGAGCTCAGGAACAAGATGCGCGAGATGTCCCGCATACGCGGCGTGGAGTTCGGAGAGGTCCATTGCAGGGTGGAGAACCAGACGGTGCCCGACGGCGAGTACGGGTGCTGCGTCTCGGCGGTCGTCTTCACGGACTTCAGAGACTGA
- a CDS encoding PAC2 family protein, with amino-acid sequence MSEFKVLRYADEPLEDPIAVVGFPNVGLVGWIVSSYLARTLGLHVAAAVDSTELPPYAFVQEGRCYPPVRIYAGQLPRKRRKPAKKAADGTEGSASEAPAAAAVKKRASRKKRDIVIVTSEIAPRPEHTGCICDSILEALDSLGVEEIVCVDGIPRISPDQTELLGLGSTDSARKRMEDSGLKLMKDGIVRGVSGVMLFKGEQQGREVECVLSPANPQLPDPRAASWLLGPLSTLIPGLDVDPSPLTNEANEIDGRIKAQMQQQTINHSIYG; translated from the coding sequence ATGTCGGAATTCAAGGTGCTGAGATACGCCGATGAGCCGCTGGAGGACCCCATCGCGGTGGTCGGCTTCCCCAACGTCGGGCTCGTGGGATGGATCGTATCGAGCTACCTGGCGAGGACGCTGGGACTGCATGTGGCGGCCGCCGTCGACTCGACTGAGCTGCCCCCGTACGCCTTCGTCCAGGAAGGGAGGTGCTACCCGCCCGTCAGGATCTACGCCGGGCAGCTCCCCAGGAAGAGGCGCAAGCCCGCAAAGAAGGCGGCCGACGGAACCGAGGGGAGCGCCTCCGAAGCGCCGGCCGCGGCGGCTGTGAAGAAGCGCGCATCCCGCAAGAAGCGCGACATTGTCATCGTCACCTCGGAGATCGCACCCAGGCCGGAGCACACCGGCTGCATCTGCGACTCCATACTGGAGGCGCTGGACAGCCTGGGCGTGGAGGAGATCGTCTGCGTCGACGGCATACCCAGGATCTCCCCCGACCAGACCGAGCTCCTGGGGCTCGGGTCCACCGACAGCGCCAGGAAGCGCATGGAGGACAGCGGCCTCAAGCTAATGAAGGACGGCATAGTCCGCGGCGTCTCCGGGGTCATGCTCTTCAAGGGGGAGCAGCAGGGGAGGGAAGTGGAATGCGTCCTGTCCCCGGCCAACCCGCAGCTGCCCGACCCGAGGGCGGCATCCTGGCTCCTCGGGCCCCTTTCCACGCTCATCCCTGGCCTGGACGTCGACCCGTCCCCGCTCACCAACGAGGCCAACGAGATCGACGGCAGGATAAAGGCGCAGATGCAGCAACAGACGATCAACCACAGCATCTACGGATGA
- a CDS encoding pitrilysin family protein, whose product MSNTIRKAETAGGIPVLTEPMDGSASAGFMIAVRTGSRDERDGIRGLSHLLEHTVFRETRSMDSFQMAKLMEGNGGELNAFTAKEMTGFYGITLKETSDVAMRCVADIVANPLINEKDTELEKQIVLQELSMVKSEPEEYVHDLFESDLWKGEQLGYDEGGTEESVRPLTHTDLRQYYSERYGRPNLAVFATGGIDPDRVLSWAEDSLDGMSAPVVGARVPPKMPGASHTVHASAAEHVNIGFGFPVGEGTEAERYAESVLASVLGAGTSSRLFQRVREKNALVYSIYETAEHYSDAGYVVSFMSCTPSNVPKALEETAKAHAEFRKEGLEKDELSRTKNLLKGEIARSAETTDGRIYRMCRGFMTHGAAHSARETMDLIDSVTEDDVMAAADRVFRADRLNITVLGKLGRRAGAFDFSSLDV is encoded by the coding sequence ATGTCGAATACCATCAGGAAAGCGGAGACCGCCGGCGGGATCCCGGTCCTAACAGAGCCTATGGACGGAAGTGCCAGCGCAGGGTTCATGATAGCGGTGAGGACAGGGTCGCGCGACGAGCGCGACGGCATACGCGGCCTCTCGCATCTCCTGGAGCACACGGTGTTCAGGGAGACCCGCAGCATGGACTCGTTCCAGATGGCGAAGCTTATGGAGGGGAACGGCGGGGAGCTCAACGCCTTCACCGCCAAGGAGATGACCGGTTTCTACGGGATCACCCTGAAAGAGACCTCCGATGTCGCGATGAGGTGCGTGGCGGACATCGTCGCCAACCCCCTAATCAACGAGAAGGACACGGAACTGGAGAAGCAGATCGTCCTCCAGGAGCTGAGCATGGTGAAATCGGAGCCGGAGGAGTACGTCCACGACCTGTTCGAGAGCGACCTGTGGAAAGGGGAGCAGCTGGGATATGACGAGGGCGGCACCGAGGAGAGCGTCAGGCCGCTCACCCACACGGACCTGCGTCAGTACTACTCGGAGAGGTACGGCAGGCCGAACCTCGCCGTGTTCGCCACCGGCGGCATAGACCCGGACAGGGTACTGTCCTGGGCGGAGGACAGCCTGGACGGGATGTCGGCGCCGGTCGTCGGAGCAAGGGTCCCTCCCAAGATGCCGGGAGCGTCGCACACGGTCCATGCGTCCGCGGCGGAGCATGTGAACATCGGCTTCGGGTTCCCCGTGGGGGAAGGCACCGAGGCCGAGCGCTATGCCGAGTCCGTCCTCGCCTCTGTCCTCGGCGCCGGGACCAGCTCGAGGCTGTTCCAGAGGGTCCGCGAGAAGAACGCGCTGGTCTACTCCATCTACGAGACCGCGGAGCATTACAGCGACGCCGGGTACGTGGTATCGTTCATGTCGTGCACCCCGTCGAACGTCCCGAAGGCCCTGGAGGAGACCGCGAAGGCGCATGCCGAGTTCAGGAAGGAAGGGCTGGAGAAGGATGAGCTCTCCCGGACCAAGAACCTCCTGAAAGGGGAGATAGCCAGGTCCGCCGAGACTACCGACGGGCGCATCTACAGGATGTGCCGGGGATTCATGACCCACGGCGCCGCCCACAGCGCCAGGGAGACCATGGACCTCATCGACTCGGTGACCGAGGACGATGTCATGGCCGCCGCCGACAGGGTTTTCAGGGCCGACAGGCTCAACATCACAGTCCTCGGGAAGCTCGGCCGCCGGGCCGGGGCCTTCGACTTCTCGTCGCTGGACGTCTGA
- a CDS encoding LysR family transcriptional regulator: MEIRVRTEQIINGQGVTNRQLEALIAVAKTGSMTAAARELGISVPVVHRYISNIESAAGVPVTVSTPSGTSLTAVGKEIAERFTESEARVSDDRGFTVCCSPVTEELMTSVFSSLKLTDVELVISDDVHNVRMMKEGLADLALIDDPLYLYDFDEMGYDMDEVGYMGMVYVDNGPEFIRYKYGAQRVAFMFLESMNREHTVVSETYSLSEMLGSGKSFFVDEYLLTRKRLKIKSAVDPGVLRHAITAVFRENDRTAEKIIASVKARHLA, translated from the coding sequence ATGGAGATCAGGGTCCGCACCGAGCAGATAATCAACGGGCAGGGCGTGACCAACCGCCAGCTCGAGGCCCTGATCGCGGTGGCGAAGACGGGGAGCATGACCGCGGCCGCCCGCGAGCTCGGCATCTCGGTGCCGGTGGTCCACCGCTACATCTCGAACATCGAATCGGCGGCGGGCGTCCCCGTGACCGTCTCGACCCCCTCGGGCACATCTCTGACCGCGGTCGGGAAGGAGATCGCCGAGAGGTTCACCGAGTCGGAGGCCAGGGTCTCGGACGACAGGGGCTTCACGGTGTGCTGCAGCCCGGTGACCGAGGAGCTCATGACCTCGGTGTTCTCCTCCCTCAAGCTCACGGACGTCGAGCTCGTGATATCGGACGACGTGCACAACGTCAGGATGATGAAGGAGGGCCTCGCGGACCTGGCCCTCATCGACGACCCGCTCTATCTCTACGACTTCGACGAGATGGGGTACGACATGGACGAGGTCGGCTACATGGGGATGGTCTATGTGGACAACGGCCCCGAGTTCATCCGCTACAAGTACGGGGCGCAGAGGGTCGCGTTCATGTTCCTGGAGTCCATGAACAGGGAGCACACGGTCGTTTCGGAGACGTACTCCCTGTCGGAGATGCTCGGATCGGGCAAGAGCTTCTTCGTCGACGAGTACCTGCTGACCAGGAAGCGCCTGAAGATCAAGTCCGCCGTGGACCCCGGGGTGCTCAGGCATGCGATAACCGCGGTCTTCAGGGAGAACGACCGCACGGCGGAGAAGATAATCGCGTCGGTCAAGGCGAGGCATCTGGCCTGA
- the hdrC gene encoding CoB--CoM heterodisulfide reductase subunit C, which translates to MDATEVKYDPEFEKRLAELGGADAKLCFQCGTCTAGCPSGRRTSYRVRKLVRMAQLDMKEQIISSDELWMCSTCYTCVERCPRRVPIVDIVIALRNMAVAEGHIKPAHKKTATNLYTMGHTVPINDNIKAMRKSLGLPEVPPTVLSNQNAFADLKKIMDAAGFNKIVEE; encoded by the coding sequence ATGGACGCTACTGAAGTCAAATACGACCCGGAATTCGAGAAGAGGCTCGCCGAACTCGGAGGAGCAGACGCCAAGCTCTGCTTCCAGTGCGGAACCTGCACCGCCGGATGCCCCTCCGGAAGGAGGACCTCCTACAGGGTCAGGAAGCTCGTCAGGATGGCCCAGCTCGACATGAAGGAGCAGATCATCAGCTCCGACGAGCTCTGGATGTGCAGCACCTGCTACACCTGCGTGGAGAGGTGCCCCCGCCGCGTCCCCATCGTGGACATCGTCATCGCGCTCAGGAACATGGCCGTCGCCGAGGGCCACATCAAGCCCGCCCACAAGAAGACCGCGACCAACCTGTACACCATGGGCCACACCGTCCCCATCAACGACAACATCAAGGCCATGAGGAAGTCCCTCGGGCTGCCCGAGGTCCCCCCTACCGTCCTCAGCAACCAGAACGCGTTCGCCGACCTCAAGAAGATCATGGATGCGGCCGGATTCAACAAGATCGTGGAGGAGTGA
- the hdrB gene encoding CoB--CoM heterodisulfide reductase subunit B, with protein MAKYAFFLGCIAPLRYPGVEKSTRVVCEKLGIELVDLNDASCCPAPGVIRAFSKTTWLAAAARNLALAEKMGLPILTICNGCYGSLFEAAHELKENPEELAKVNEILKEIGLHYNGTTEVHHFAEVFYKEVGIEKIKAAVTKPLNYGIAVFYGCHFLKPGHLKNLDDTENPKILDELVEATGCKSLPRKQKTLCCGSGGGLKAAFGDVANEFTKTNLENMKESGAQFIVDVCPFCHLQFDTTQEALGYNIPVLHLSQLYGIAMGMSEDELGLSAHKVKVVL; from the coding sequence ATGGCAAAATACGCTTTCTTCCTTGGATGCATCGCGCCCCTCAGGTACCCCGGTGTCGAGAAGTCGACCCGTGTCGTCTGCGAGAAGCTCGGGATCGAGCTCGTCGACCTGAACGACGCCTCCTGCTGCCCCGCACCCGGAGTCATCAGGGCCTTCAGCAAGACCACCTGGCTCGCTGCCGCCGCGAGGAACCTCGCGCTCGCCGAGAAGATGGGCCTGCCCATCCTGACCATCTGCAACGGATGCTACGGATCCCTCTTCGAGGCCGCCCATGAGCTCAAGGAGAACCCCGAGGAGCTCGCCAAGGTCAACGAGATCCTGAAGGAGATCGGCCTGCACTACAACGGGACCACCGAGGTCCACCACTTCGCCGAGGTGTTCTACAAGGAGGTCGGGATCGAGAAGATCAAGGCCGCCGTCACCAAGCCCCTCAACTACGGCATCGCCGTCTTCTACGGATGCCACTTCCTGAAGCCCGGGCACCTGAAGAACCTCGATGATACCGAGAACCCCAAGATTCTCGACGAGCTCGTCGAGGCCACCGGATGCAAGAGCCTCCCGAGGAAGCAGAAGACCCTCTGCTGCGGATCCGGAGGAGGTCTGAAGGCCGCGTTCGGAGATGTCGCCAACGAGTTCACCAAGACCAACCTGGAGAACATGAAGGAGTCCGGAGCCCAGTTCATCGTCGATGTCTGCCCGTTCTGCCACCTGCAGTTCGACACTACCCAGGAGGCCCTCGGGTACAACATCCCCGTGCTCCACCTCTCCCAGCTCTACGGCATCGCCATGGGCATGTCCGAGGACGAGCTCGGACTCTCCGCCCACAAGGTGAAGGTCGTCCTCTGA
- a CDS encoding cobalamin-dependent protein (Presence of a B(12) (cobalamin)-binding domain implies dependence on cobalamin itself, in one of its several forms, or in some unusual lineages, dependence on a cobalamin-like analog.), whose translation MLTQEDAERAARKAVMNYSAAAARDVSERALAGGLDLISLITNGYTAGIKEIGRQYDRREIMLPQLMAAGSAMKAGVDILTPHLGNPSDGSMLGRFVICTIEGDIHSIGKDICAALLQAAGFSVVNLGRDVRVKFIVDAVEDDGAVAVGTSALMTSTMVNQRRLEEMMADRGLKGKVVTNVGGGPVTQDWADEIGADVFSENAEDCVRKMRAALGEKGNGAAPAGTSSDENVINNSGTTH comes from the coding sequence ATGTTGACCCAGGAAGACGCGGAACGCGCCGCCCGGAAGGCGGTCATGAACTACAGCGCCGCGGCTGCCCGCGATGTATCGGAAAGGGCCCTGGCCGGAGGGCTCGACCTGATTTCCCTGATAACCAACGGCTACACCGCCGGGATCAAGGAGATCGGGAGGCAGTACGACCGCAGGGAGATCATGCTCCCGCAGCTGATGGCCGCAGGCAGCGCGATGAAGGCGGGAGTCGATATCCTGACGCCCCACCTGGGCAATCCCTCCGACGGGTCGATGCTGGGGAGGTTCGTCATCTGCACCATAGAAGGCGACATCCACTCGATCGGCAAGGACATCTGCGCCGCCCTCCTGCAGGCCGCCGGCTTCTCGGTCGTCAACCTGGGGCGCGACGTGCGCGTGAAGTTCATCGTGGACGCCGTGGAGGACGACGGCGCGGTGGCCGTGGGGACGTCTGCGCTCATGACCTCCACCATGGTCAACCAGAGGCGCCTGGAGGAGATGATGGCCGACAGGGGCCTCAAGGGCAAGGTCGTCACCAATGTCGGCGGGGGCCCTGTGACCCAGGACTGGGCGGACGAGATCGGCGCCGATGTGTTCTCCGAGAATGCGGAGGACTGCGTCCGGAAGATGCGCGCTGCGCTCGGGGAGAAGGGCAACGGCGCCGCTCCCGCCGGAACGTCTTCCGATGAGAATGTTATAAATAATAGTGGTACCACCCACTGA
- a CDS encoding 30S ribosomal protein S3ae, which yields MAAPGAEKRAAEAKAAAEKAAATAAEPAKDTKKTAPAAKTAGGRKSKDKWKAKEWYQIHAPRMFNEIVVGETPAVDPEALLNRKVEITVKDLTGDLTRMHIKLKFKIVGVDGHEAKTEFIGHEFAADHVRRLTRRKKTKTDHVVDVTTADGYVVRIKTMAIADRRIQSSQEDAMRAAIGEYLVNFAKEKKLSDVVKAVISGDMSKDTAKACHVIVPIKRVEIRKTEVLRKGEGEPEPIIEAPQPEEAPAEEAPAEAAEAPAEEAPAEETKE from the coding sequence ATGGCAGCACCCGGAGCAGAGAAGAGGGCCGCAGAGGCCAAAGCAGCCGCTGAGAAGGCGGCGGCGACCGCGGCAGAGCCCGCCAAGGATACGAAGAAGACCGCGCCGGCGGCGAAGACCGCAGGCGGCAGGAAGAGCAAGGACAAATGGAAGGCCAAGGAATGGTACCAGATCCACGCTCCCCGCATGTTCAACGAGATCGTCGTCGGAGAGACCCCCGCCGTCGACCCCGAGGCCCTCCTGAACAGGAAGGTCGAGATCACCGTCAAGGACCTGACCGGCGACCTCACCAGGATGCACATCAAGCTGAAGTTCAAGATCGTCGGTGTCGACGGGCACGAGGCCAAGACCGAGTTCATCGGCCACGAGTTCGCCGCCGACCACGTCCGCAGGCTCACCCGCAGGAAGAAGACCAAGACCGACCACGTCGTCGATGTCACCACTGCCGACGGCTACGTTGTTAGGATCAAGACGATGGCCATCGCCGACCGCAGGATCCAGTCCTCCCAGGAGGACGCGATGCGCGCCGCCATCGGAGAGTACCTGGTGAACTTCGCCAAGGAGAAGAAGCTGTCCGATGTCGTGAAGGCTGTCATCTCCGGAGACATGTCCAAGGACACTGCCAAGGCCTGCCACGTCATCGTCCCCATCAAGAGGGTCGAGATCCGCAAGACCGAGGTCCTCAGGAAGGGAGAGGGAGAGCCCGAGCCCATCATCGAGGCCCCCCAGCCCGAGGAAGCTCCTGCCGAGGAAGCCCCCGCAGAGGCCGCTGAGGCTCCTGCCGAGGAAGCTCCTGCCGAGGAGACCAAGGAGTGA